The Planctomycetaceae bacterium genome contains the following window.
CCCGGGCCGTGACAGCGTTCGCACGTGACCGACATTTCATGCACATTCATGCGAAACGCGTTGTTGCCGATCGATTCCACATGTCCGGCGTGGCAGTAAAGACACCGGGCGGAAACGGCTCTTCGAAACGACGACTGGCCAGCCATGTCAAACCCCGGTGACAGTCCCCACTCCTTTCTCGGAGAGTACCAGGTCAGAGGTGACTGAATCAGAAATCCGTCAAGTTTCGTCAGGAAGCTTTTTCCGAAGTGGCCGCTGCCCATCACGAAGTCGATTTTCACGTCGCGGGTTTCGGTCTGCGCGCCGCTAATCACTGCGGTTTCTGACTGCAGCAGCGTTCCGTCGACGCAGGTTGTCGCATAGTGATACCCGGAAAGCGGATGGTCGATCACGGCATCGGGAAGATCTTCACTGCCTGCGGCGGACATGGACTGGCTGTGTCGAGTCAGCAGGAAGGAACGGTGAGCGTCGCCGTGACATTCAACGCACTTCGCCGTTCCCACCGATTTGACGTCGGGTGCTGTGTTCAGCCACGGCGATGATGACACCTGCGGAAGCGGCAGCGCCGGAACGTCTTCGATCACCGGTGACTCCGGCACGGCCGACACTTCCCGGTCGCTGCGGACGCTCGTTTCCGAGCGCGTCAGAAACCAGATCGCCGCGCCGCCTGCCGACAGCAGCAAGACCAGCGCAAGTGTCCAAATCACCTTCATTGTCGTCTTTCGGTAGCGTTAAGGCCGGCGGCCGATGAGAACGTACCCTCCCGTTTCAACGGCAGGGTCGAAGTTGGATCGCCGTGCAGGCGATCAAACAAGGGGAGGGCGTCCGCCGTGCGCAGGGAGTTCCCCGTGCATGGCCTTCTCCCCGCGATCGAACGCCTGTTCGATCGGCGACCCTCCCGTTGAAACGGGAGAGTGAAGCAAGTGTCGCTCTGCATTGGTCAATTCTCATCTGCCGATCGCCTTACGGCCGGCGTCGTGACGAAGACATTGATGCTGGCCGCGGCGAACGCTGATACTTTTCGCACTTCTTCATGCCGCGAGCCAGAATACCTCAATCTGCCCCGCTCGGGGTATAACATTCCGCCTTCGCGTACCGCGAACGAAGACCGCGGCCCGTGGATTCCGGTGCCGCAATTTACGGTGCGATCCGGCTGCGGAGAAGGTTCGCACGGTCGGGCTCCCCGCGGTGTTCGTAGTATTCCGCCAGCATTTCGTTGGCGGCACGATCATCCGGCGATGTCTGCAGCACGGATTCCAGGTACTGCCATCCCATGGACCGCGAATAATGTTTCATCATCAGCACGCCGATCTGACTTCGAAGTCCGGCGTCCTGCGGATTCGGCTTCAGTTCATTCAGCAGTGATTCCATCTTCACGATCGCCTCGTCAGCCGCTTTCCAGCGAACAGCGACCTCCTCCGCCTGATCGCTTTCTCCAAGCTGAACAAGCACCTGACCGTAGGCGTACAGCGTGTGAGCATCTTCAGGCCAGTCGCGAAGCAGTTCTTCCAGCTTCTGACGAGCGGCAGCCGGGTTCCCGTCGGCCGCATCCGCTTCCGCCAGGGCCAGCTTTGCTTCGAAGTGATTGCTGTCAAGTTTCAGGCACGCTTCGTAGGCGGCGCGAGATTCGTCGCTCAGCCCGAGTTCATGGCAGCATTGTGCCAGTCCCAGCCACGCAGACAGCAGTTCCGGATCATTTTTCGTTGCCGTCTGAAATGCGCTGCGAGCGCCGTCAGCGTCGTTAAGTTCCAGCAGACACTGCCCGAGACGAACCTGCGTTGTCGCTCGACGATCGCCCCGCGCAATGGCGGTTTGAAACGCGGCGGACGCGTCGTCCCATTCCGTCAGCATTTGAAAGATCACGCCGCGGTGGAACTCCACGCGATAGTCATCGGGCGCGTCCTGTTCCCACGCGTCCAGCAGCCGGTGAGCTTCCGGAAACCGATAGTTCAGCCGATACCCGATCACGAACGCTTCGCAGACATCGCGTTCATCAAGTTCGGTGCTCGACAGCATGTCGGGAAGCTGCGGTTCGGCTTCCTGAATCTGTCCCGCGCGAGCGTAGTTCAGCAGCGTTTCCTGTCGCAGCCGATCTGAATCGCCGATCAGCAGTCGATTGTCGTCGAGCGTCGTCAGCGAATCCTGCAGGCGATCCAGTTGCCGCAGCGTCCGCACCATCAGCAGCGTCAGCCGTGCGTCCTCTCCCACGCGCCCGGAGTCCGACAGCACCTGATACGCGGGCTGCAACTGTCCGGCGTTCAGCAGGGCCAGAGCTTTGGTGCGAACGAAATAATCCTGCACGGAAGCGGACTGCCAGATCGCTGCCGCGATCGCCACGACGGTCAGTCCCGCCGCACCCAGCCACAGCAGAGTCGCTGACCGACGGTCTGAACGGCGGGGTGATTCTCCGTCAGAACCAGAGGACGACGGCTCGTCCGTCGCGGAATTTCCGGAAGGGTTGCTCATGGTGCCATTTCAAACAGGCGGTCGCGGCCTTCCACGATGCGAACCACGCGGTTGGCCGGAACGTCGTGAAACTGCTGCACGATTCCCGAAGGCCAGGCCACTTCCAGTACGTCGACGCGTGTGTCGTCGGCCAGGCCGGCGATCATCGTCCAGCCACTGGAGCAATAGTAGCCGTTGCCCGCCATTCGCTGAATCACAATCCGGCGATTGCCAATCCGCAGCCGCACTTCCGCGCCGACGGCCGGCCGCGACGATTGCGTGCCGATCAGTTGCACGGCCAGAAAATTTCCGGAGCCGTTCGATTCGTTCGACAGCAAAGCCGGAGCCCCGTCGAGATGAGTTGTCACGACGTCTTCCCGGCCGTCACTGTTCCAGTCCAGTTTTGCCATGCTGCGTCCAAGGCGGGCTTCGGAACCGTATGTTCCCAGGCAATCCGAATTCTCCAGTTGGAAGACACCGCTGCCGTTGTTTGTGTAGAGCTGCGGAGCCATCTTCCAGGGAATGTCCATGTGCAGAAAGTTATCGACGTGGCCATTCACAATCAGGATGTCCGGGTCGCCATCCAGGTCGGCGTCGACGAACTGCGTGCCGAATCCCAGCATTCGCCGCGACGACGCTCCCAGCGACGCGGTGTCCGTGCTGTCGCGAAAGAAGTGTCCGTCCAGGTTTGTGTACAGCGTGTTGGTTTCTTCGTAGAAGTTGGTCACGAACAAGTCGATCCGGCCATCGCCGTTGACGTCGCCGGCGGCGATTCCCATGCAGGCTTCGATGCGGCCGTCGCCGCTGGACGCGACTCCCGCCGGACCGCCCATTTCCGTAAAAAGCGGTGAATGATCGCTGCGTTCATCGTCCGGCTCGAGCAGACCGCCAAGCAGCAGATGATTCGGTGTCATGTCGTTGCTGATGAACAGATCCACCGCCCCGTTGGCATCAAAGTCCGCGGCGACGATCCCCAGTCCGCGACCAGCCTCCGACGGCAGACCGGCGAATTCCGTGACATCCCGGAACGTGCCGTCGCCGAGTCCCTGCAGCACTCGATCGCCCGCAGCGTCGAAGAACGTCGGCTTGCAGCCTCGGATGAGCTGTTCGGCACCGCTGCGGCAGACTCGTGTAAACGGTTCCTGACCGGCCACGTAGTTGACGTCGTAGAGATCGTCGATTCCGTCGCCGTCGAGATCCGCCATCAGGCAGCTTGTTGTCCATTCAGAATTGGCCGCCGACGGAAGAAAATTCGCTTCGTCAAATGTCCCGTCGCCGTTATTCAGCAGCAACCGATTCGTCCCGATCGCGGCAACATACAGGTCGGCAAAACCGTCGCTGTTTATGTCGCCAACCGCCACACCCTGGCCAAACGCGTGATCGTGCGGGATGGCAGCACCAGTGACATCCGCAAAACGGTCGCCGACGTTTCGATAAAGCTGGTCCTGACTGCGAGGATCGTCCGGCAACTCCGGCCAGACGCTGCCCTGCACGAACAGCAGATCCGGACGCCCGTCGGAATCCGCATCGATGACGGCGACTCCGCCGCCGAACTGCTGATAGATCCACAGGCCGTTTTCGGGAGAATCGAATCCTCCGAAATAGGGAGTCGTCAGCCCGGTCTGCTGACTGACATCGCGAAACCGGATGGATGCCGGCACCGACTCCTCACCATCGTTTCCGGAACTTGTCGGTGACGGAAGGTCCGGCCACTTCACATCGAACGTCAGCGCCGCCTGCAGTTCTGCGTCGGCCTGCTGAGCCCCCGCCAGCATTCGCTTCCGCGCGGCCTGTGCTCGCTGTGAGGCGACGGACGCGTGCTCGGGATGCTGTTGCGCGACCAGAGTCCACCAGGCATATTCTTCCTGCGGACGATTCAGTTCACCAAGCAGCGCGGCGACTCGCAGTTTCGATTCCGCGGTGGAATCACCGAACAGAATGTCGTGCAGTCTTCGTTCCAGTTCGTCCAGACGCAGCGCGCGTTCGCGCAGGACGGCGGCCTGCGATTCAGCGTCCGTTTGTGAAAGCAACTGCGCAAGCTGCTGACAGGCCGCTCGATGATTCGGATCCAGTTGGATGGCGGTGACAAGTTGTCCGGCCGCGTCGGCTGGCAGAGCGTTGCTGAGGGAAAGTCTCGCCAGCACGTACTGCGTGTCCGGATGTTCGCGCGCTGACCGCGGAAGCTGGTGTTGCCAGTCGGCCAGTTGCTGCCAGCGTTCGGTCTGCAGCAGCATCAGCCCGAGTCCCGCCCACGCTTCGCGATTCCGAGAGTCCGCATCGATGGCCTGCTGAAAGTGGTCGATCGCTTCGTCCGGCTTCTGACGGAACTCGGCCAGATATCCCAGACCTGTCAGCGGGCCGGGACCGGATTCGATCACGATGGCCCGGCGCAGCACCTGTTCGTCTTCCAGCAATTCCAGGCGGCTGCCCAGCATGACAAGTTCGTCCAGGTGAATTCGTCCGGTGTCCAGCAGTCGGCGCAGCAGTGGCTGTGCTTCCCAGTGCCGGCCGTGAGTCAGCAGCAGCGTCGCCAGTTCTCGAATGGCGAATTCGCTGTCGGGCCGGCGATCAAGCTCCCATCGCAGAAACGCTTCGGCCGATGAATGCAGACCGGCGGCGATGAATTTCGAAATCGATCTGTCCGGAACGGCCTGGTCGGGCGATTCCGCCAGCGACAACAGCGTCGTGTAGAACTCGGCCGCTTCAGGAAGCTGGTTCCGGGCGGCAGCAGCGTCCGCGGCAATCCGCAGCGCCGACGGGTTTCGCGGTTCTGTTTCCAGAATTCGAGTGGCGAGTTCCGACGCGGCTGCCGGATCGCGGTACACATTGCGTCGAGCAACCGCAAGCTGCTGTTCCAGCGACGGGGAGCGAAACCACCAGACGGCCGCACCGCAGGCAATCACGACAACAACCGCGCCGGCGATCAAACGGGACATGACGGATCGGTGACCCCGAAAACAAAAAAAGCCGATGGGAAGCATGCCTTCCCATCGGCCAATCTTACGCAGCGAACTCAGGGTTTAGAATTCGCCGACGGTTTCACTTCCGGCTCGGGTACCCAGAGCACCCCAAACGCCGTATGGGCTGCGTCCGCCGACCGGTCCCGGATCGGGAGCGGTCTTGCTGCCGGCGTCGATGTTTTCTGAGATGAAGCGGCAGGAGCCGTCACCCAGAAGAACCTGAACACCACCGGTGTGGCGGCTCTGTGCCGAATAAATGCCCCAGCGACCGTCCCAGCCGTCTTCTGTACAACGTGGTCCGTTGGGAGGCAACACAGTGCTGAACCCGGTCATCGACGTGTTGGCGTCGTTGTACCGGTCGCCAGACCAGCCATAGTAAGTCGTTCCCGGCAACCACTGACGTGTGTTGTTCGGGTCAATCTGTGCCAGACAAAGGCTTGGGTTTGTGTCCGTGGCGGAGACCTGAGCCGTGCCGCCAAGCACAGACAACGTGCCGCCGTCAGCGCGGACCAATTCCGACATCAGCAGCGTGTTGCTGCTGCCGTCGATACAGTCACGAAGACCGAAGCAAATCGCGTACGTGAACATGCCGCGGTCCGGTGTGAGCGATTCCTGCACACCGACGATGGAGTCGCCGCAGGAGAACGCGTAGTTCGTCTTCGCACAGGGGCTGCGTCCGCCGTCCCAGCCCTGATACGGCTGTCCGTCAGATGGGCACAGATAAGCGGGAACCTGCGTACGCCATGGCGTGTAGGCGGTTTCCCACGGATATGGTCCACCTGGCTGCCAGGTGATGCCGTTGAATGTTCCGCCACCCTGAATCTGGTTGTACAGCGGAGCCTGTTCCATGTACGGCAGCAGCGGGACGAGTCCACTGATGCGTCGCCAGTTGCCCTGCTGCGACTGCGGCAGGTCGCCGCCGTCGGTGCCGCCCTTGCCGTAACAGAACACGCCAAAGACGTCGTGGTAGTTGTGCAGTGCCAACCCAAGCTGCTTCAGGTTGTTCTTACACTGCGTGCGGCGAGCCGCCTCGCGCGCCTGCTGCACAGCCGGCAGCAGCAGCGCAATCAGAATTGCGATAATTGCGATCACGACGAGCAACTCAATCAGGGTGAACCCCAACTTGAGCTTTCGACGCTTTCCAGACACCTGTTCCATAAGTTACCTCCTTCGACGGGAAGAGTAGAGAAATTGCCTGAGCGGCAAGTACACGACGGGATTGCCAGAAAGGCGGGGTGCAGCGGCGCGGTCAAAATGCAACCGCTATGATTAGTGAAATTGCCCCCCTTGCGATCATTCTGTGAAATTGTCGCTAAGAATTCAATGAGTTTGCACCCAGGAGTTCACCGAAACTGCGATGTTCCGGCTATTTGTTGTGACTTTCATCACAAACGGAGACGTGGTTAACGCAGATTTCCGACGGTTTTCCGTCTCCGTCGACCGTGTTATTCGGGAATTCGCCAGAATCGGAGCCGCCCGCCGTGCTGTGACAGTGCCACGGCGCTTCCCGCAGGAACCTCGGAGATTTTCTGGCGGGAACCATCCGGCCACGCCACAGACACAACAAACGGCCCGCGGTCGGTTCCCAGTCCGAAGCTCAACAGACTTTCGTTGGCCGCCTGAAAGCCTCCTCCACCGACAATTTTCATCCGCAAAAACTGATCGGCGTTGTCTCCGATTCCGGTCACGGTGACAGTTGCACCGGAGGCCGGTCGAGCCGCCTGTTCACCCACCAGTTGA
Protein-coding sequences here:
- a CDS encoding FG-GAP-like repeat-containing protein, which codes for MSRLIAGAVVVVIACGAAVWWFRSPSLEQQLAVARRNVYRDPAAASELATRILETEPRNPSALRIAADAAAARNQLPEAAEFYTTLLSLAESPDQAVPDRSISKFIAAGLHSSAEAFLRWELDRRPDSEFAIRELATLLLTHGRHWEAQPLLRRLLDTGRIHLDELVMLGSRLELLEDEQVLRRAIVIESGPGPLTGLGYLAEFRQKPDEAIDHFQQAIDADSRNREAWAGLGLMLLQTERWQQLADWQHQLPRSAREHPDTQYVLARLSLSNALPADAAGQLVTAIQLDPNHRAACQQLAQLLSQTDAESQAAVLRERALRLDELERRLHDILFGDSTAESKLRVAALLGELNRPQEEYAWWTLVAQQHPEHASVASQRAQAARKRMLAGAQQADAELQAALTFDVKWPDLPSPTSSGNDGEESVPASIRFRDVSQQTGLTTPYFGGFDSPENGLWIYQQFGGGVAVIDADSDGRPDLLFVQGSVWPELPDDPRSQDQLYRNVGDRFADVTGAAIPHDHAFGQGVAVGDINSDGFADLYVAAIGTNRLLLNNGDGTFDEANFLPSAANSEWTTSCLMADLDGDGIDDLYDVNYVAGQEPFTRVCRSGAEQLIRGCKPTFFDAAGDRVLQGLGDGTFRDVTEFAGLPSEAGRGLGIVAADFDANGAVDLFISNDMTPNHLLLGGLLEPDDERSDHSPLFTEMGGPAGVASSGDGRIEACMGIAAGDVNGDGRIDLFVTNFYEETNTLYTNLDGHFFRDSTDTASLGASSRRMLGFGTQFVDADLDGDPDILIVNGHVDNFLHMDIPWKMAPQLYTNNGSGVFQLENSDCLGTYGSEARLGRSMAKLDWNSDGREDVVTTHLDGAPALLSNESNGSGNFLAVQLIGTQSSRPAVGAEVRLRIGNRRIVIQRMAGNGYYCSSGWTMIAGLADDTRVDVLEVAWPSGIVQQFHDVPANRVVRIVEGRDRLFEMAP
- a CDS encoding tetratricopeptide repeat protein; translated protein: MSNPSGNSATDEPSSSGSDGESPRRSDRRSATLLWLGAAGLTVVAIAAAIWQSASVQDYFVRTKALALLNAGQLQPAYQVLSDSGRVGEDARLTLLMVRTLRQLDRLQDSLTTLDDNRLLIGDSDRLRQETLLNYARAGQIQEAEPQLPDMLSSTELDERDVCEAFVIGYRLNYRFPEAHRLLDAWEQDAPDDYRVEFHRGVIFQMLTEWDDASAAFQTAIARGDRRATTQVRLGQCLLELNDADGARSAFQTATKNDPELLSAWLGLAQCCHELGLSDESRAAYEACLKLDSNHFEAKLALAEADAADGNPAAARQKLEELLRDWPEDAHTLYAYGQVLVQLGESDQAEEVAVRWKAADEAIVKMESLLNELKPNPQDAGLRSQIGVLMMKHYSRSMGWQYLESVLQTSPDDRAANEMLAEYYEHRGEPDRANLLRSRIAP
- a CDS encoding DUF1559 domain-containing protein — encoded protein: MEQVSGKRRKLKLGFTLIELLVVIAIIAILIALLLPAVQQAREAARRTQCKNNLKQLGLALHNYHDVFGVFCYGKGGTDGGDLPQSQQGNWRRISGLVPLLPYMEQAPLYNQIQGGGTFNGITWQPGGPYPWETAYTPWRTQVPAYLCPSDGQPYQGWDGGRSPCAKTNYAFSCGDSIVGVQESLTPDRGMFTYAICFGLRDCIDGSSNTLLMSELVRADGGTLSVLGGTAQVSATDTNPSLCLAQIDPNNTRQWLPGTTYYGWSGDRYNDANTSMTGFSTVLPPNGPRCTEDGWDGRWGIYSAQSRHTGGVQVLLGDGSCRFISENIDAGSKTAPDPGPVGGRSPYGVWGALGTRAGSETVGEF